A window from Argopecten irradians isolate NY chromosome 3, Ai_NY, whole genome shotgun sequence encodes these proteins:
- the LOC138318483 gene encoding apoptosis-stimulating of p53 protein 2-like isoform X8, with translation MWVELPGGVDLTLSELQEMASRQQQQIEHQQQVLVAKEQRLKYLKQQEARHQHIAAENDRLKKLREKVENQEMKLKKLRALRGEAEKYKNTNGSINSELDSVKSLFSEKEKELVMAVAKVEELTRQLEDIKQDKESVTKATGQNAAKLELDKLKKELMMRNKLNEEQNSKLKNHRDMLKQRKEEISKMDNRILELQQRLKKKRAQQADQKKQSNQQTDNKSGNKSTRNNVAAVEPYVQIVPKDKLNGNVDSTFHKMDPKYQSLPVSSKFVMNSSEDLSKKPLKSVENVREPNNNTVMKGPEDTRTTTTNKDSKSVPKANGHAPSEPVHKDSGQRHKTPSSQPQNSRQTQGKQPPPIPARAGTTNLSYFTARPFGSTYSTSVLNRGPGDQQGGPTITIAEDVRTGGSGQSSPASSDSSLKENNAYSNDNHSTNHSEKHTTVINGTKHSGHTSHHGGPHKHPPPYPGGSVVPNKHQGAPPPYPHAQQNVRSVDQTDSMKDTNSNNGSDSSLNSDSGKESKQQPPKYKYASKNVIANTYMGKLGSEALKKYQQNIQMMYTNISKKDGGKTNNSNEEKSHTDSNQSSPNSAQSLSPPSATESLSPPASSPKEGKPSSPPTSPQYPDIASDKVSHNRHAHRHVNLRRRHSDSDNEDITKLLHKYVDRYKNQSGHSPQEIGEGRNIGGYDTQATSFQDQVPEDVPVDGMGNLLDVSDKVKTGDGSDGSKSSSPISVPVVTSDQPVLRKKTNLKSRNAKKSGNRVSFDPLALLLDSSLEGELELVKRCASQVRDVSEPNDEGITALHNAICAGHYEIVKFLVEFGCDVNSPDSDGWTPLHCAASCNNLPMVKFLVEHGACIFATTISDQETAAEKCEEEEDGFDGCSEYLYSIQEKLGIMNNGATWAVFDYEASNSDELSFTIGDKIVILRKGDEKEKEWWWSKIDKKEGYIPRNLLGLYPRVLPQPGESDS, from the exons ATGTGGGTTGAG TTGCCAGGAGGCGTTGACCTGACGTTGAGCGAGCTCCAGGAAATGGCGTCGCGTCAACAACAGCAGATTGAGCACCAACAACAGGTCCTGGTCGCCAAGGAACAACGCCTCAAATACCTCAAACAACAAGAGGCCCGCCACCAACACATCGCAGCAGAAAACGACAGACTCAAGAAACTACGAGAGAAAGTCGAAAATCAAGAGATGAAGTTGAAAAAGCTTCGAGCCCTGCGTGGAGAGGcggaaaaatataaaaacaccaaTGGATCCATAA ATTCTGAGTTGGACAGTGTGAAGTCCCTCTTCAGTGAGAAGGAGAAGGAGCTCGTGATGGCAGTAGCCAAGGTGGAGGAGTTAACTCGACAACTCGAGGATATCAAACAAGACAAAGAATCCGTTACCAAGGCAACCGGTCAAAATGCCGCCAAACTTGAGCTGGACAAACTCAAAAAGGAACTCATG ATGAGGAATAAACTGAACGAAGAACAAAACAGCAAATTAAAAAATCACAGGGACATGTTAAAACAGCGTAAGGAAGAGATATCGAAAATGGATAACCGAATATTGGAATTACAACAAAGATTGAAAAAGAAACGAGCCCAGCAAGCAGATCAGAAAAAACAATCCAATCAGCAGACCGATAACAAATCAGGGAACAAATCCACACGAAACAATGTGGCAGCTGTGGAACCCTACGTACAAATCGTGCCAAAAGACAAACTAAACGGAAATGTTGATTCTACCTTTCATAAAATGGACCCTAAATATCAGTCGTTACCAGTGAGTTCTAAATTTGTGATGAATTCCTCTGAGGATCTGTCGAAAAAACCTCTTAAAAGTGTGGAAAATGTTAGGGAACCTAATAATAATACAGTGATGAAAGGACCTGAGGACACTCGTACGACAACGACAAATAAGGATTCAAAAAGTGTGCCAAAAGCCAATGGACATGCTCCATCGGAGCCTGTTCACAAGGACTCGGGTCAAAGACATAAGACGCCGTCATCACAACCTCAGAATTCACGACAGACACAAGGGAAACAACCACCCCCAATACCTGCCCGGGCTGGCACAACAAATCTTTCATATTTCACAGCGAGGCCATTTGGGTCAACGTACAGTACATCTGTGTTGAATCGGGGCCCAGGTGACCAACAGGGTGGCCCTACTATCACTATAGCCGAGGATGTGCGGACCGGGGGCAGTGGTCAAAGCTCACCTGCCTCAAGTGATAGTTCTTTAAAGGAAAACAATGCTTACTCAAACGATAACCATTCTACAAATCATTCAGAGAAACATACTACTGTGATAAATGGGACAAAACATAGTGGCCATACATCACACCACGGAGGGCCTCACAAACATCCGCCCCCTTACCCAGGGGGCTCTGTTGTCCCAAATAAACACCAAGGGGCACCCCCTCCTTACCCTCATGCACAGCAAAATGTACGTTCTGTTGATCAAACAGACTCCATGAAGGACACTAACAGCAATAATGGGTCAGATTCGTCCTTAAATAGTGATTCTGGGAAGGAGTCGAAACAACAACCACCTAAATATAAATATGCTTCTAAAAATGTGATTGCTAACACATACATGGGTAAGCTTGGCTCCGAAGCCTTGAAAAAGtatcaacaaaatatacaaatgatgTATACAAACATTTCTAAAAAGGATGGTGGGAAAACGAACAACTCCAACGAGGAAAAATCTCACACAGACTCCAATCAATCTTCACCAAATAGTGCTCAGTCTTTATCGCCTCCCTCAGCCACCGAGTCACTTTCACCCCCAGCGAGTTCACCAAAGGAAGGTAAGCCTAGTTCACCTCCGACATCTCCACAATACCCAGACATTGCCTCTGATAAGGTCAGTCATAACAGACACGCACATAGACATGTAAACCTTCGGAGGCGGCACTCCGACAGCGATAACGAGGACATCACAAAATTACTTCATAAGTATGTGGACCGTTACAAGAACCAGTCGGGCCATTCACCCCAGGAGATTGGGGAGGGACGTAATATCGGTGGTTATGACACACAAGCCACCTCATTCCAGGACCAGGTCCCTGAAGATGTCCCTGTCGACGGGATGGGGAACCTACTGGATGTGTCGGACAAAGTAAAGACAGGAGATGGATCAGACGGTAGTAAATCCTCCAGTCCCATCAGTGTTCCGGTGGTTACTTCAGATCAACCTGTCTTGAGGAAAAAGACGAATTTGAAGAGTCGGAATGCTAAGAAGTCTGGTAACCGTGTGAGTTTTGATCCTCTAGCACTACTGCTGGACTCGTCTCTGGAGGGCGAACTGGAACTAGTCAAGCGCTGTGCCAGTCAG GTTCGTGATGTGAGTGAGCCAAATGATGAGGGAATCACAGCTCTACACAATGCTATTTGTGCTGGCCACTACGAGATCGTGAAATTCCTGGTGGAGTTTGGCTGTGATGTCAACTCACCTGATAGTGATGGCTG GACCCCTCTCCACTGTGCTGCCTCTTGTAATAACCTTCCAATGGTGAAGTTTCTGGTGGAACATGGGGCCTGTATCTTCGCCACGACCATCAGTGATCAGGAGACAGCCGCAGAGAAATGTGAAGAAGAAGAGGACGGCTTTGATGGCTGTTCAGAATATCTATACA GTATTCAAGAAAAACTTGGCATCATGAACAACGGAGCCACATGGGCAGTGTTCGATTACGAGGCTTCAAACAGCGACGAGCTGAGCTTCACGATCGGGGACAAAATTGTGATCTTAAGAAAGGGAGATGAAAAAGAAAAGGAATGGTGGTGGTCGAAGATAGACAAGAAAGAGGGCTACATACCAAGGAACTTGTTAGGG CTCTATCCTCGAGTATTACCACAACCGGGAGAATCAGACAGCTGA
- the LOC138318483 gene encoding apoptosis-stimulating of p53 protein 2-like isoform X6, producing the protein MFQFFKLLLGKKKGSTCKRKKLPGGVDLTLSELQEMASRQQQQIEHQQQVLVAKEQRLKYLKQQEARHQHIAAENDRLKKLREKVENQEMKLKKLRALRGEAEKYKNTNGSINSELDSVKSLFSEKEKELVMAVAKVEELTRQLEDIKQDKESVTKATGQNAAKLELDKLKKELMMRNKLNEEQNSKLKNHRDMLKQRKEEISKMDNRILELQQRLKKKRAQQADQKKQSNQQTDNKSGNKSTRNNVAAVEPYVQIVPKDKLNGNVDSTFHKMDPKYQSLPVSSKFVMNSSEDLSKKPLKSVENVREPNNNTVMKGPEDTRTTTTNKDSKSVPKANGHAPSEPVHKDSGQRHKTPSSQPQNSRQTQGKQPPPIPARAGTTNLSYFTARPFGSTYSTSVLNRGPGDQQGGPTITIAEDVRTGGSGQSSPASSDSSLKENNAYSNDNHSTNHSEKHTTVINGTKHSGHTSHHGGPHKHPPPYPGGSVVPNKHQGAPPPYPHAQQNVRSVDQTDSMKDTNSNNGSDSSLNSDSGKESKQQPPKYKYASKNVIANTYMGKLGSEALKKYQQNIQMMYTNISKKDGGKTNNSNEEKSHTDSNQSSPNSAQSLSPPSATESLSPPASSPKEGKPSSPPTSPQYPDIASDKVSHNRHAHRHVNLRRRHSDSDNEDITKLLHKYVDRYKNQSGHSPQEIGEGRNIGGYDTQATSFQDQVPEDVPVDGMGNLLDVSDKVKTGDGSDGSKSSSPISVPVVTSDQPVLRKKTNLKSRNAKKSGNRVSFDPLALLLDSSLEGELELVKRCASQVRDVSEPNDEGITALHNAICAGHYEIVKFLVEFGCDVNSPDSDGWTPLHCAASCNNLPMVKFLVEHGACIFATTISDQETAAEKCEEEEDGFDGCSEYLYSIQEKLGIMNNGATWAVFDYEASNSDELSFTIGDKIVILRKGDEKEKEWWWSKIDKKEGYIPRNLLGLYPRVLPQPGESDS; encoded by the exons ATGTTCCAATTCTTTAAACTTCTACTTGGGAAAAAGAAAGGATCTACCTGTAAACGAAAAAAG TTGCCAGGAGGCGTTGACCTGACGTTGAGCGAGCTCCAGGAAATGGCGTCGCGTCAACAACAGCAGATTGAGCACCAACAACAGGTCCTGGTCGCCAAGGAACAACGCCTCAAATACCTCAAACAACAAGAGGCCCGCCACCAACACATCGCAGCAGAAAACGACAGACTCAAGAAACTACGAGAGAAAGTCGAAAATCAAGAGATGAAGTTGAAAAAGCTTCGAGCCCTGCGTGGAGAGGcggaaaaatataaaaacaccaaTGGATCCATAA ATTCTGAGTTGGACAGTGTGAAGTCCCTCTTCAGTGAGAAGGAGAAGGAGCTCGTGATGGCAGTAGCCAAGGTGGAGGAGTTAACTCGACAACTCGAGGATATCAAACAAGACAAAGAATCCGTTACCAAGGCAACCGGTCAAAATGCCGCCAAACTTGAGCTGGACAAACTCAAAAAGGAACTCATG ATGAGGAATAAACTGAACGAAGAACAAAACAGCAAATTAAAAAATCACAGGGACATGTTAAAACAGCGTAAGGAAGAGATATCGAAAATGGATAACCGAATATTGGAATTACAACAAAGATTGAAAAAGAAACGAGCCCAGCAAGCAGATCAGAAAAAACAATCCAATCAGCAGACCGATAACAAATCAGGGAACAAATCCACACGAAACAATGTGGCAGCTGTGGAACCCTACGTACAAATCGTGCCAAAAGACAAACTAAACGGAAATGTTGATTCTACCTTTCATAAAATGGACCCTAAATATCAGTCGTTACCAGTGAGTTCTAAATTTGTGATGAATTCCTCTGAGGATCTGTCGAAAAAACCTCTTAAAAGTGTGGAAAATGTTAGGGAACCTAATAATAATACAGTGATGAAAGGACCTGAGGACACTCGTACGACAACGACAAATAAGGATTCAAAAAGTGTGCCAAAAGCCAATGGACATGCTCCATCGGAGCCTGTTCACAAGGACTCGGGTCAAAGACATAAGACGCCGTCATCACAACCTCAGAATTCACGACAGACACAAGGGAAACAACCACCCCCAATACCTGCCCGGGCTGGCACAACAAATCTTTCATATTTCACAGCGAGGCCATTTGGGTCAACGTACAGTACATCTGTGTTGAATCGGGGCCCAGGTGACCAACAGGGTGGCCCTACTATCACTATAGCCGAGGATGTGCGGACCGGGGGCAGTGGTCAAAGCTCACCTGCCTCAAGTGATAGTTCTTTAAAGGAAAACAATGCTTACTCAAACGATAACCATTCTACAAATCATTCAGAGAAACATACTACTGTGATAAATGGGACAAAACATAGTGGCCATACATCACACCACGGAGGGCCTCACAAACATCCGCCCCCTTACCCAGGGGGCTCTGTTGTCCCAAATAAACACCAAGGGGCACCCCCTCCTTACCCTCATGCACAGCAAAATGTACGTTCTGTTGATCAAACAGACTCCATGAAGGACACTAACAGCAATAATGGGTCAGATTCGTCCTTAAATAGTGATTCTGGGAAGGAGTCGAAACAACAACCACCTAAATATAAATATGCTTCTAAAAATGTGATTGCTAACACATACATGGGTAAGCTTGGCTCCGAAGCCTTGAAAAAGtatcaacaaaatatacaaatgatgTATACAAACATTTCTAAAAAGGATGGTGGGAAAACGAACAACTCCAACGAGGAAAAATCTCACACAGACTCCAATCAATCTTCACCAAATAGTGCTCAGTCTTTATCGCCTCCCTCAGCCACCGAGTCACTTTCACCCCCAGCGAGTTCACCAAAGGAAGGTAAGCCTAGTTCACCTCCGACATCTCCACAATACCCAGACATTGCCTCTGATAAGGTCAGTCATAACAGACACGCACATAGACATGTAAACCTTCGGAGGCGGCACTCCGACAGCGATAACGAGGACATCACAAAATTACTTCATAAGTATGTGGACCGTTACAAGAACCAGTCGGGCCATTCACCCCAGGAGATTGGGGAGGGACGTAATATCGGTGGTTATGACACACAAGCCACCTCATTCCAGGACCAGGTCCCTGAAGATGTCCCTGTCGACGGGATGGGGAACCTACTGGATGTGTCGGACAAAGTAAAGACAGGAGATGGATCAGACGGTAGTAAATCCTCCAGTCCCATCAGTGTTCCGGTGGTTACTTCAGATCAACCTGTCTTGAGGAAAAAGACGAATTTGAAGAGTCGGAATGCTAAGAAGTCTGGTAACCGTGTGAGTTTTGATCCTCTAGCACTACTGCTGGACTCGTCTCTGGAGGGCGAACTGGAACTAGTCAAGCGCTGTGCCAGTCAG GTTCGTGATGTGAGTGAGCCAAATGATGAGGGAATCACAGCTCTACACAATGCTATTTGTGCTGGCCACTACGAGATCGTGAAATTCCTGGTGGAGTTTGGCTGTGATGTCAACTCACCTGATAGTGATGGCTG GACCCCTCTCCACTGTGCTGCCTCTTGTAATAACCTTCCAATGGTGAAGTTTCTGGTGGAACATGGGGCCTGTATCTTCGCCACGACCATCAGTGATCAGGAGACAGCCGCAGAGAAATGTGAAGAAGAAGAGGACGGCTTTGATGGCTGTTCAGAATATCTATACA GTATTCAAGAAAAACTTGGCATCATGAACAACGGAGCCACATGGGCAGTGTTCGATTACGAGGCTTCAAACAGCGACGAGCTGAGCTTCACGATCGGGGACAAAATTGTGATCTTAAGAAAGGGAGATGAAAAAGAAAAGGAATGGTGGTGGTCGAAGATAGACAAGAAAGAGGGCTACATACCAAGGAACTTGTTAGGG CTCTATCCTCGAGTATTACCACAACCGGGAGAATCAGACAGCTGA
- the LOC138318483 gene encoding apoptosis-stimulating of p53 protein 2-like isoform X3: protein MADHGRFTYDSNEEDWDIPVLEYINSQLEGYLKMLPGGVDLTLSELQEMASRQQQQIEHQQQVLVAKEQRLKYLKQQEARHQHIAAENDRLKKLREKVENQEMKLKKLRALRGEAEKYKNTNGSINSELDSVKSLFSEKEKELVMAVAKVEELTRQLEDIKQDKESVTKATGQNAAKLELDKLKKELMMRNKLNEEQNSKLKNHRDMLKQRKEEISKMDNRILELQQRLKKKRAQQADQKKQSNQQTDNKSGNKSTRNNVAAVEPYVQIVPKDKLNGNVDSTFHKMDPKYQSLPVSSKFVMNSSEDLSKKPLKSVENVREPNNNTVMKGPEDTRTTTTNKDSKSVPKANGHAPSEPVHKDSGQRHKTPSSQPQNSRQTQGKQPPPIPARAGTTNLSYFTARPFGSTYSTSVLNRGPGDQQGGPTITIAEDVRTGGSGQSSPASSDSSLKENNAYSNDNHSTNHSEKHTTVINGTKHSGHTSHHGGPHKHPPPYPGGSVVPNKHQGAPPPYPHAQQNVRSVDQTDSMKDTNSNNGSDSSLNSDSGKESKQQPPKYKYASKNVIANTYMGKLGSEALKKYQQNIQMMYTNISKKDGGKTNNSNEEKSHTDSNQSSPNSAQSLSPPSATESLSPPASSPKEGKPSSPPTSPQYPDIASDKVSHNRHAHRHVNLRRRHSDSDNEDITKLLHKYVDRYKNQSGHSPQEIGEGRNIGGYDTQATSFQDQVPEDVPVDGMGNLLDVSDKVKTGDGSDGSKSSSPISVPVVTSDQPVLRKKTNLKSRNAKKSGNRVSFDPLALLLDSSLEGELELVKRCASQVRDVSEPNDEGITALHNAICAGHYEIVKFLVEFGCDVNSPDSDGWTPLHCAASCNNLPMVKFLVEHGACIFATTISDQETAAEKCEEEEDGFDGCSEYLYSIQEKLGIMNNGATWAVFDYEASNSDELSFTIGDKIVILRKGDEKEKEWWWSKIDKKEGYIPRNLLGLYPRVLPQPGESDS, encoded by the exons ATGGCTGATCATGGGAGATTTACGTACGATAGCAATGAGGAAGATTGGGATATACCTGTTCTAGAATATATCAACTCGCAGCTCGAAGGCTACCTCAAGATG TTGCCAGGAGGCGTTGACCTGACGTTGAGCGAGCTCCAGGAAATGGCGTCGCGTCAACAACAGCAGATTGAGCACCAACAACAGGTCCTGGTCGCCAAGGAACAACGCCTCAAATACCTCAAACAACAAGAGGCCCGCCACCAACACATCGCAGCAGAAAACGACAGACTCAAGAAACTACGAGAGAAAGTCGAAAATCAAGAGATGAAGTTGAAAAAGCTTCGAGCCCTGCGTGGAGAGGcggaaaaatataaaaacaccaaTGGATCCATAA ATTCTGAGTTGGACAGTGTGAAGTCCCTCTTCAGTGAGAAGGAGAAGGAGCTCGTGATGGCAGTAGCCAAGGTGGAGGAGTTAACTCGACAACTCGAGGATATCAAACAAGACAAAGAATCCGTTACCAAGGCAACCGGTCAAAATGCCGCCAAACTTGAGCTGGACAAACTCAAAAAGGAACTCATG ATGAGGAATAAACTGAACGAAGAACAAAACAGCAAATTAAAAAATCACAGGGACATGTTAAAACAGCGTAAGGAAGAGATATCGAAAATGGATAACCGAATATTGGAATTACAACAAAGATTGAAAAAGAAACGAGCCCAGCAAGCAGATCAGAAAAAACAATCCAATCAGCAGACCGATAACAAATCAGGGAACAAATCCACACGAAACAATGTGGCAGCTGTGGAACCCTACGTACAAATCGTGCCAAAAGACAAACTAAACGGAAATGTTGATTCTACCTTTCATAAAATGGACCCTAAATATCAGTCGTTACCAGTGAGTTCTAAATTTGTGATGAATTCCTCTGAGGATCTGTCGAAAAAACCTCTTAAAAGTGTGGAAAATGTTAGGGAACCTAATAATAATACAGTGATGAAAGGACCTGAGGACACTCGTACGACAACGACAAATAAGGATTCAAAAAGTGTGCCAAAAGCCAATGGACATGCTCCATCGGAGCCTGTTCACAAGGACTCGGGTCAAAGACATAAGACGCCGTCATCACAACCTCAGAATTCACGACAGACACAAGGGAAACAACCACCCCCAATACCTGCCCGGGCTGGCACAACAAATCTTTCATATTTCACAGCGAGGCCATTTGGGTCAACGTACAGTACATCTGTGTTGAATCGGGGCCCAGGTGACCAACAGGGTGGCCCTACTATCACTATAGCCGAGGATGTGCGGACCGGGGGCAGTGGTCAAAGCTCACCTGCCTCAAGTGATAGTTCTTTAAAGGAAAACAATGCTTACTCAAACGATAACCATTCTACAAATCATTCAGAGAAACATACTACTGTGATAAATGGGACAAAACATAGTGGCCATACATCACACCACGGAGGGCCTCACAAACATCCGCCCCCTTACCCAGGGGGCTCTGTTGTCCCAAATAAACACCAAGGGGCACCCCCTCCTTACCCTCATGCACAGCAAAATGTACGTTCTGTTGATCAAACAGACTCCATGAAGGACACTAACAGCAATAATGGGTCAGATTCGTCCTTAAATAGTGATTCTGGGAAGGAGTCGAAACAACAACCACCTAAATATAAATATGCTTCTAAAAATGTGATTGCTAACACATACATGGGTAAGCTTGGCTCCGAAGCCTTGAAAAAGtatcaacaaaatatacaaatgatgTATACAAACATTTCTAAAAAGGATGGTGGGAAAACGAACAACTCCAACGAGGAAAAATCTCACACAGACTCCAATCAATCTTCACCAAATAGTGCTCAGTCTTTATCGCCTCCCTCAGCCACCGAGTCACTTTCACCCCCAGCGAGTTCACCAAAGGAAGGTAAGCCTAGTTCACCTCCGACATCTCCACAATACCCAGACATTGCCTCTGATAAGGTCAGTCATAACAGACACGCACATAGACATGTAAACCTTCGGAGGCGGCACTCCGACAGCGATAACGAGGACATCACAAAATTACTTCATAAGTATGTGGACCGTTACAAGAACCAGTCGGGCCATTCACCCCAGGAGATTGGGGAGGGACGTAATATCGGTGGTTATGACACACAAGCCACCTCATTCCAGGACCAGGTCCCTGAAGATGTCCCTGTCGACGGGATGGGGAACCTACTGGATGTGTCGGACAAAGTAAAGACAGGAGATGGATCAGACGGTAGTAAATCCTCCAGTCCCATCAGTGTTCCGGTGGTTACTTCAGATCAACCTGTCTTGAGGAAAAAGACGAATTTGAAGAGTCGGAATGCTAAGAAGTCTGGTAACCGTGTGAGTTTTGATCCTCTAGCACTACTGCTGGACTCGTCTCTGGAGGGCGAACTGGAACTAGTCAAGCGCTGTGCCAGTCAG GTTCGTGATGTGAGTGAGCCAAATGATGAGGGAATCACAGCTCTACACAATGCTATTTGTGCTGGCCACTACGAGATCGTGAAATTCCTGGTGGAGTTTGGCTGTGATGTCAACTCACCTGATAGTGATGGCTG GACCCCTCTCCACTGTGCTGCCTCTTGTAATAACCTTCCAATGGTGAAGTTTCTGGTGGAACATGGGGCCTGTATCTTCGCCACGACCATCAGTGATCAGGAGACAGCCGCAGAGAAATGTGAAGAAGAAGAGGACGGCTTTGATGGCTGTTCAGAATATCTATACA GTATTCAAGAAAAACTTGGCATCATGAACAACGGAGCCACATGGGCAGTGTTCGATTACGAGGCTTCAAACAGCGACGAGCTGAGCTTCACGATCGGGGACAAAATTGTGATCTTAAGAAAGGGAGATGAAAAAGAAAAGGAATGGTGGTGGTCGAAGATAGACAAGAAAGAGGGCTACATACCAAGGAACTTGTTAGGG CTCTATCCTCGAGTATTACCACAACCGGGAGAATCAGACAGCTGA